The following proteins come from a genomic window of Hugenholtzia roseola DSM 9546:
- a CDS encoding efflux RND transporter permease subunit, whose amino-acid sequence MRKLVAYFVKYPIWGNAIIVTMLTFGLICYFFVIKRSFFPEIDPTTINITVAMPGAAPEEIEEGVTTKIEQSLKGIEGIKEITSNSSENFANITVQLLRGTDADKALADVKNAVDGISSFPATAERPIVAKIRPRSRGVNMALRGDVDLATLKKFAENIEDDLLNSNDISQVNITGYPVREISIEVDEATLLRYNLRFDQIVSAVRLNNRDISAGAIKTIDEEILLRSRAKGKTPDEIGSITLRANADGSKVYLRDVATIVEQFADDPNALFMDGKRAVYFEIAKLPEEDLQKISEYCNQYIEKFNLANKEVELVMSFDFFSLLSQRLNMLIENGVVGLVLVLVCLGLFLSVRLSFWVAVGIPISFAGMFILAAMMGLTINMISLFGMILVVGILVDDGIVIGENIYAHIEKGKTPTQAAIDGTFEVMPSVFTSVLTTIVAFLPIGIGIEGFDFLQEMALVVILCLAVSLVEAFFILPGHISEMEMNQKENRFRKALNGSIEFLRYKIYAPVLQAALQYKYLTAALPIVFAMIVLGMINGGLIRTTFFPNIPFDEFQVNLAFKAGTPEEKVQAYLEKYQKIAWELNQELKAEYKDEEDFFSHIFLTIGRTSDGSEVGSHAGHLSISLQEMDRRTIRSEEIANRLREKIGKVPEAEKFIVGGASRFGKPVSIRLMSKDITVLNKAKEEVKAELEKYAALKDIADNLRAGRRELQIELKPEAYFLGLTHADITNQIRQGFFGEEIQRLQKGIDEVRVWARYPEDNRNTIGQLENMRIKTADGREFPFTELATYSVERGITDIRHYNGAREVAIEADLADLKASVPDIIEQLNSTILSDLKQKYPSLRIEFGGQQQRSRDSQASLIFTLPIAIFIIILLVTLTFRSLPQALMIVGVLVPLGFFSAALGHFFHPTHQISLLSFWGILALSGVIINDAVVFVDRFNAYLREGNSLVDAAYLAGLARFRAILLTSITTIAGLAPLILEKSFQAQFLIPMAISVAYGVGIGTIMTLVIFPAIIAVINDLRRVLVWLPRYYKHLLSPAHYPNHFPTAEEVEPTIREMKRLQKEKAQQSLIEKNL is encoded by the coding sequence ATGAGAAAGTTAGTGGCTTATTTTGTCAAATACCCCATCTGGGGCAACGCCATCATCGTAACGATGCTCACTTTTGGCTTGATATGTTATTTTTTCGTTATCAAACGTTCCTTTTTTCCCGAAATAGACCCCACTACTATCAATATCACCGTTGCCATGCCGGGGGCTGCGCCCGAAGAGATAGAAGAAGGGGTTACGACCAAAATAGAGCAATCGCTCAAAGGCATCGAGGGCATCAAGGAAATTACGTCTAATTCGTCTGAAAATTTTGCCAACATTACCGTTCAGCTCCTAAGAGGCACAGATGCCGATAAAGCCTTAGCCGATGTCAAGAACGCCGTAGATGGCATTAGCTCTTTTCCTGCCACTGCCGAGCGTCCGATAGTAGCCAAAATCCGCCCGCGCAGTAGGGGGGTGAATATGGCTTTGAGAGGTGATGTAGATTTGGCAACTTTGAAGAAATTTGCCGAAAATATAGAAGACGATTTGCTCAACTCAAACGACATCTCACAGGTCAATATCACAGGCTACCCTGTGCGCGAAATCTCGATAGAAGTAGATGAAGCGACGCTGCTTCGCTATAATTTGCGCTTCGACCAGATTGTGAGTGCCGTCCGCCTCAATAACCGCGACATTTCGGCAGGTGCTATCAAAACCATAGACGAAGAAATCTTGTTGCGCTCGCGTGCCAAAGGAAAAACGCCCGACGAAATTGGTAGCATCACCCTACGTGCCAATGCAGATGGCAGCAAGGTCTATTTGCGCGATGTCGCCACTATCGTAGAACAATTTGCCGACGACCCCAACGCCCTTTTTATGGACGGCAAAAGAGCCGTTTATTTTGAAATAGCCAAATTGCCCGAAGAAGACCTCCAAAAAATATCGGAATATTGCAATCAGTACATTGAAAAATTCAACCTTGCCAATAAAGAAGTAGAGCTTGTGATGAGCTTCGACTTTTTTAGCCTCCTAAGTCAGCGTTTGAACATGCTGATAGAAAATGGCGTAGTGGGTTTGGTCTTGGTCTTGGTCTGTTTGGGCTTATTTTTAAGCGTGCGCCTCTCTTTTTGGGTAGCAGTAGGGATTCCCATTTCCTTTGCGGGCATGTTTATTTTGGCGGCTATGATGGGGCTGACTATCAATATGATTTCGCTTTTTGGTATGATACTCGTAGTCGGGATTTTGGTAGATGATGGAATTGTAATCGGTGAAAACATCTATGCCCACATAGAAAAAGGCAAAACACCAACGCAGGCAGCGATAGACGGCACTTTTGAGGTCATGCCTTCGGTCTTTACTTCTGTCCTGACTACCATTGTTGCCTTTTTGCCTATCGGCATTGGCATCGAGGGCTTCGACTTTCTCCAAGAGATGGCTTTAGTCGTGATTCTCTGTTTGGCGGTTTCGCTGGTAGAAGCCTTTTTTATCCTACCCGGTCATATTTCTGAAATGGAAATGAATCAGAAAGAAAACCGTTTTCGCAAAGCCCTCAATGGTAGCATCGAATTTTTGCGCTACAAAATTTACGCACCCGTTTTACAAGCCGCTCTCCAATACAAATACCTAACGGCGGCTCTGCCGATTGTCTTTGCGATGATAGTCTTGGGTATGATAAATGGCGGACTCATACGGACGACCTTTTTCCCGAACATTCCCTTCGATGAGTTTCAAGTCAATTTAGCCTTTAAAGCAGGCACACCCGAAGAAAAGGTACAAGCCTATTTGGAAAAGTACCAAAAAATCGCGTGGGAACTCAATCAGGAACTCAAAGCAGAATACAAAGACGAAGAAGACTTTTTTAGCCATATCTTCCTAACCATTGGCAGAACCTCCGATGGTAGCGAGGTAGGTTCGCATGCAGGACACCTTTCCATTTCGCTACAAGAGATGGATAGGCGCACCATCAGAAGCGAAGAAATCGCCAACCGTTTGCGCGAAAAAATCGGCAAAGTACCCGAAGCCGAAAAGTTTATCGTAGGAGGCGCAAGCCGCTTTGGGAAACCTGTTTCTATCCGCTTGATGAGCAAGGATATTACGGTGCTTAATAAAGCCAAAGAGGAGGTAAAGGCAGAGCTTGAAAAATATGCTGCCCTCAAAGACATTGCCGACAACCTACGTGCTGGACGCAGGGAGCTGCAAATAGAGCTAAAACCCGAAGCCTATTTCTTGGGCTTGACGCATGCCGATATTACCAACCAAATCCGACAAGGCTTTTTTGGCGAAGAAATCCAACGCCTGCAAAAGGGCATCGATGAGGTTCGTGTTTGGGCGCGTTATCCCGAAGACAACCGCAATACGATAGGGCAGCTCGAAAATATGCGCATCAAGACCGCCGATGGAAGGGAATTTCCTTTCACCGAACTTGCGACCTACTCGGTAGAACGTGGTATTACAGACATTCGCCACTACAACGGCGCAAGAGAAGTAGCCATCGAAGCCGACCTTGCCGACCTGAAAGCCTCTGTCCCCGACATCATCGAGCAGCTCAATAGCACCATTTTGAGCGATTTGAAGCAAAAATATCCTTCTCTGCGCATCGAATTTGGCGGGCAGCAGCAGCGAAGCCGCGACTCACAAGCCTCGCTTATCTTTACTTTGCCCATTGCCATTTTCATCATTATCCTCTTGGTTACGCTTACCTTCCGCTCGCTGCCACAGGCTTTGATGATAGTAGGGGTCTTAGTGCCGCTTGGTTTTTTCAGTGCCGCCTTGGGGCATTTCTTTCACCCTACGCACCAAATTTCGCTTCTTAGCTTTTGGGGTATTTTAGCCCTTTCGGGCGTTATTATCAATGATGCCGTTGTATTTGTGGATAGGTTTAATGCGTATCTACGCGAGGGCAATTCCTTAGTAGATGCGGCTTATTTGGCAGGTTTGGCGCGTTTTAGAGCCATCTTGCTTACCAGCATCACGACCATTGCAGGGCTTGCGCCGCTGATTTTAGAAAAAAGTTTTCAAGCGCAATTTCTTATTCCGATGGCAATTTCGGTAGCTTATGGCGTGGGTATTGGTACGATTATGACCCTTGTTATCTTCCCTGCCATCATAGCCGTTATCAACGACTTACGCCGCGTTTTGGTTTGGCTACCGCGCTACTACAAGCACCTACTTTCCCCTGCTCACTATCCTAATCATTTTCCTACGGCGGAAGAAGTAGAGCCTACCATTCGCGAAATGAAACGCCTCCAAAAGGAAAAGGCGCAGCAAAGTTTGATAGAAAAAAACCTATAA
- a CDS encoding efflux RND transporter periplasmic adaptor subunit yields the protein MINNDNLRKGLIVSLSLVVLVGGGYALMNYLGGLKKPQEQRKPVAAKIFVQTRKVSPAEVQTQIVTYGRVESAKPVDVVAEVSGRLLAGSIPLQVGQKVRAGQLLFSINKQEALLSLQAQKSNFIRDIALMLPDLKIDYNESFEAWQSYFQNLSVEKPLPEPPQAKNNKEKTFIAAKGINSSYYNIKSQEAQLEKYAVAAPFDAIISEVYMQAGSSANPGAKVVRLLRSDELELRVPIEVSDVNWIKLGTTVAVSSEDRQKEWQGKIVRISEIVNPATQSLDAFVAITNNKESIYDGMYLRAKMQGAKVEEAIEIPRRALFNENQVYIVWQDSVLKNQTVQIHKLNPETAVISGLAPNSDLVIEPLINAFDNMRVSKIEAQNPEKKAQGTTSAVQSAQ from the coding sequence ATGATAAACAATGATAATCTTCGGAAAGGACTTATCGTTTCCCTCAGTCTTGTCGTACTTGTGGGAGGAGGTTATGCCCTTATGAACTACTTAGGAGGACTAAAAAAACCACAGGAGCAGCGCAAGCCTGTCGCTGCCAAAATCTTTGTCCAGACGCGCAAGGTTAGCCCTGCCGAGGTACAGACGCAAATAGTTACTTACGGACGAGTGGAATCTGCCAAACCCGTCGATGTGGTAGCCGAAGTTTCGGGTAGGCTTTTAGCAGGCAGCATTCCCCTGCAAGTGGGTCAGAAAGTGCGGGCAGGGCAGCTACTTTTTAGCATCAACAAACAAGAGGCACTTTTGAGCCTACAAGCCCAAAAAAGCAACTTTATTCGCGATATTGCCCTTATGCTACCCGATTTGAAAATCGATTACAATGAGAGTTTTGAGGCTTGGCAGAGCTATTTTCAGAACCTTTCTGTGGAAAAACCGCTGCCCGAACCGCCGCAGGCGAAAAACAACAAGGAAAAAACCTTTATCGCCGCCAAAGGTATCAATAGCAGTTATTACAACATCAAGAGCCAAGAGGCGCAGTTGGAAAAATATGCTGTCGCCGCACCCTTTGATGCCATTATCAGCGAGGTCTATATGCAGGCAGGGTCGAGTGCCAATCCGGGGGCGAAAGTGGTGCGCTTGCTCCGTTCCGACGAGTTAGAATTGCGCGTTCCGATAGAAGTAAGCGACGTGAATTGGATAAAATTAGGAACAACCGTTGCCGTTTCTTCGGAAGATAGACAAAAAGAATGGCAAGGGAAAATCGTCAGAATTAGCGAAATTGTCAATCCTGCCACACAGTCCTTAGATGCCTTTGTAGCCATTACCAACAACAAAGAAAGCATCTACGACGGCATGTATTTGCGTGCCAAAATGCAGGGCGCAAAGGTAGAAGAGGCGATAGAAATTCCGCGCCGCGCTCTTTTCAATGAAAATCAGGTTTATATCGTTTGGCAAGATTCGGTCTTGAAAAATCAGACTGTTCAGATTCATAAACTCAATCCCGAAACCGCCGTTATTTCAGGTCTTGCTCCCAATAGCGATTTGGTAATCGAGCCACTTATCAATGCCTTCGATAACATGCGCGTGAGCAAAATCGAAGCCCAAAATCCTGAAAAGAAAGCGCAAGGCACAACAAGTGCCGTTCAGTCTGCCCAATAA